GATACCAAAGGTACCCGTGCGTTTTTCCTTGACATCCAGTTCCATAATCACAGCATTGGGTTCCACGCCGGGATTCATCTTGATATTTACATCTTCAAAGAAACCCAAGTTGTAAACTCGCTGCATGGAACGGCGGGCCTTCTTGGAGTTAAAGGGTTCTCCAACCTTTTGACGCATTTCCCGCAGGATAACGTAATCCTTGGTCTTGGTATTACCCTTTACCTTATAGCCCTCCAATACGCCTTCATTGATTTTCAGCGTAAGGTTGCCATCCTTATCAATATTCATATCCGTAACCTTAGCCAGAATGTAGCCATCGTTGCGATACTTTTCCTTGACAGCCTGCACATTCTCCTGCAGCGTACGGTTATTTAGGATTTCGCCTTCTTTAACGGTAATACAGGAACGCAAATCCTCCGTCTTGTAGACGGTATTGCCCGTAATTTCCACGCTCTTGATAATCGGATTTTCCAGTACATGATAGGTCAGTACCACACCTTCCGGCACTTTCTGGAAAGTGGGGAACAAGTCATAGAAATAACCTGTATTGTATATTGCTTCCCGGTCCTTATTCATGCCATTAACCGTGAACATATCACCAGTTTTCATAGACAGCGATGACTTCGCCGTAGCTTCCGTAACGGCAGTAGTCCCCTCAAAAACCGTATCCACGATGGTCTGGCCTTCGTATTCCTTACTGTACTTTTCAATGGCATCTTCCTGCGGACGGTTCTTGGACCAGTCAGCTGTACGCTTATCTTCCTGCGCATTTCCCTGCTGAGCAGCCATCTCCGCAGTTTTTTCCGCCGTTGCAGATGTATTCGCAGCAGGCGCACTTGCCGTGCCCGCGGATTCTGCTGCCACAGCCGTGGCGGCTTGGCCGGCCGGTTTAGCAGTCACTTCTGCATGCGACACTCCCGGTACAGCAGCAAAACTGGTAGCCAGCGCTACTGCACAGGCAAGGAATCGTCTGTTTTGTTTGTTCAAAGGTCAAACCTCCCAAAATCTTCTTATTGCCGCAGGATTTTTCCTGCGGACTGCATAAGTTGTTGTTTTTCCTGATTGGGTATCTGAGGCGAAGGGGATACAGGTGCGTCCGCCTCCACACTTGGCGCCGGAGCATCGTTCTTTTCGGGCAGCAGCGTAACAGGTACCTGAGCCGGTACTTCTGCTTTTGGCTCCGCAGCTATCTGCTCAGTCTGCACGGGTATCTCCCTTAGCGGCAAACTGGGCTCCTGACTGGCAGCCGGTACATTTTCAGCCACCGGTGCTGCTGGGGCCGGCATTTCCGGCGCAGGTGGTGCTGCCGCCGGTTTCCACCAAAAGATTACGGCCAACAGCACTGCCGTTAACAAGGCCAGACCTCTCCGCCCCCATATTTTCAGCCGGCAGCTGCGGGCACTTGGCCCCACATGAGCAAGTTCTGCCCGGGCCAGCATCAGCTTCAAATCCCCCTGCACATCATTATCCTGTGCTAAGGAATCGTCCGCCCTGCCCAGCCATTCCCGGGCCGCCCGTATGTGATTACGTTGTGTCCGTTTGTCCATACCTGCCCCTCCGACCGTAAAATTCACTAAACTCTCTTTATTTACAATCGGCTGACTGTATTTCCCTTTGACACATCATATCACGTCGATACCGACTCTCACAAGCCATTAGCATGTTATTTCGTCATTTTTCAGCTTAACTTTGCTCATTTGAAAATTATTTCACCAATACTGCATGAATCTGGACAGCATTCCCCGAATGCGCCGGATGCCTGTCTTCTGCAAGCGGTAGACATGACTAGGACTGATATCCATAGCCTCTGCCACTGCTTGCACATCCTGACTGGCTAGATAAACATTTTCCAGCACCTCTTTTTCCCGGGCAGGCAGGCGCGCCATGGCTGTCCGGAGTTTTCCCACCAGCTCATGATTCTCTGCCTGCTCGGCCACGGTAGGCGAGGTGTCGTCCATCAGGTTTTCCTTATAGGTGGAGCCGCCCTCATCCTGCACAGCATCCATACAAGGGCTGTCCGAAGCCCCTTCCTTTTGCAGAAAG
The Selenomonas ruminantium AC2024 DNA segment above includes these coding regions:
- a CDS encoding sigma-70 family RNA polymerase sigma factor; its protein translation is MGLRFAQYVKELQRIKPLAREEEAQLWQAYKAGGEEDARRQLIEAYQPLVFKQALPYRSLQNIMDVVQEGTVGLIEAVERYDPERGIAFSLFAIHRIRGRMLDFLQKEGASDSPCMDAVQDEGGSTYKENLMDDTSPTVAEQAENHELVGKLRTAMARLPAREKEVLENVYLASQDVQAVAEAMDISPSHVYRLQKTGIRRIRGMLSRFMQYW
- a CDS encoding BamA/OMP85 family outer membrane protein produces the protein MNKQNRRFLACAVALATSFAAVPGVSHAEVTAKPAGQAATAVAAESAGTASAPAANTSATAEKTAEMAAQQGNAQEDKRTADWSKNRPQEDAIEKYSKEYEGQTIVDTVFEGTTAVTEATAKSSLSMKTGDMFTVNGMNKDREAIYNTGYFYDLFPTFQKVPEGVVLTYHVLENPIIKSVEITGNTVYKTEDLRSCITVKEGEILNNRTLQENVQAVKEKYRNDGYILAKVTDMNIDKDGNLTLKINEGVLEGYKVKGNTKTKDYVILREMRQKVGEPFNSKKARRSMQRVYNLGFFEDVNIKMNPGVEPNAVIMELDVKEKRTGTFGIGAGYSTADGVIGMVSIGDSNFRGTGDAVSITYERSGNEKDAHGFTFSWRHPYLDKKETVGTLRVYNRTYEYSDYDTNGNLKESYMRKYAGGEIILGRPISEFSTNYITLKNRSDSYVRHTKNGNQGDRSTPAWKQWRDDNFGTTRSVTFEHVTDTRDNIYNPTEGGRVSLSAEVAGLGGDFNFQKAAIEDQRYFKVGRAQVIALRGKYGWGHGDISEFNQYRVGGQNSLRGYRDDQYRGDHMILATLEYRFPIVSKVQGAIFTDWGGAWFDDFLPQSGTIHGSVGIGLSLNTPLGPLRLDYGRGSNGGRVHFSVGGAF